From a single Apostichopus japonicus isolate 1M-3 chromosome 12, ASM3797524v1, whole genome shotgun sequence genomic region:
- the LOC139977444 gene encoding uncharacterized protein isoform X2: MSSAKLKLLHLLICFLLTPKGDFLSGKNIKFAIRGGNFSLQCYFQQEAVVLWKLNDKVIAYSVDGVGVGVGLNNRLNHEVDDNSSILAVTRAQFNDAGNYTCFIYPSGNGVAKTTQYTLQVFGHLSLSIDKNVTDEDNILIANCCIQCTSTDYIRFEWFLNKDKIKEMRILREDFGNQSRTCTRAMITVNRSYNGKSLGCQVEQYTSLNTSLPVYVSWKEERGLNDQATNNRWKAIIACVTFIVLLTMSLIAKIAITDGRCNSGSVMDPSVPGRSLATSVSNECDDSKPYENIHQSKPQISSSEPYQSLQPQLQQKPLYTPLKMD, encoded by the exons ATGAGCAGTGCCAAACTTAAACTACTTCATCTGCTGATTTGTTTCCTACTTACTCCAAAAG GAGACTTTCTGTCAGGGAAAAATATTAAGTTCGCCATTCGTGGCGGAAATTTCTCACTGCAATGTTATTTCCAACAAGAAGCAGTCGTATTGTGGAAGTTAAATGATAAAGTCATCGCGTATTCTGTAGATGGAGTTGGAGTTGGAGTTGGATTAAATAACAGATTAAATCATGAAGTGGACGATAACTCGTCAATTCTGGCAGTTACACGGGCTCAGTTTAATGACGCCGGAAATTACACCTGCTTCATCTATCCCAGTGGGAATGGTGTAGCAAAAACCACCCAATACACTCTTCAAGTTTTTG GACACCTGTCACTTTCAATTGACAAAAACGTTACAGATGAAGATAATATCCTCATAGCAAACTGTTGTATACAGTGTACTTCAACTGACTATATTCGATTCGAGTGGTTTCTAAATAAGGACAAAATCAAGGAAATGCGAATCTTACGAGAAGACTTCGGTAATCAATCAAGAACGTGTACACGAGCTATGATTACAGTGAATCGCTCTTACAATGGCAAGTCTTTGGGATGTCAGGTAGAACAGTATACATCTCTTAACACTAGTCTACCTGTGTATGTCTCAT GGAAAGAAGAACGTGGATTGAACGATCAAGCCACAAATAATAGATGGAAAGCTATAATTGCTTGTGTGACTTTTATCGTTTTACTGACAATGAGTCTGATTGCAAAGATTGCTATCACTG ATGGTCGATGTAATTCGGGTTCTGTTATGGATCCTTCCGTCCCCGGCAG ATCTTTGGCGACTTCTGTCTCAAATGAGTGTGATGACAGCAAACCCTATGAAAATATACACCAAAG
- the LOC139977444 gene encoding uncharacterized protein isoform X3 gives MSSAKLKLLHLLICFLLTPKGDFLSGKNIKFAIRGGNFSLQCYFQQEAVVLWKLNDKVIAYSVDGVGVGVGLNNRLNHEVDDNSSILAVTRAQFNDAGNYTCFIYPSGNGVAKTTQYTLQVFGHLSLSIDKNVTDEDNILIANCCIQCTSTDYIRFEWFLNKDKIKEMRILREDFGNQSRTCTRAMITVNRSYNGKSLGCQVEQYTSLNTSLPVYVSWKEERGLNDQATNNRWKAIIACVTFIVLLTMSLIAKIAITDGRCNSGSVMDPSVPGSKPQISSSEPYQSLQPQLQQKPLYTPLKMD, from the exons ATGAGCAGTGCCAAACTTAAACTACTTCATCTGCTGATTTGTTTCCTACTTACTCCAAAAG GAGACTTTCTGTCAGGGAAAAATATTAAGTTCGCCATTCGTGGCGGAAATTTCTCACTGCAATGTTATTTCCAACAAGAAGCAGTCGTATTGTGGAAGTTAAATGATAAAGTCATCGCGTATTCTGTAGATGGAGTTGGAGTTGGAGTTGGATTAAATAACAGATTAAATCATGAAGTGGACGATAACTCGTCAATTCTGGCAGTTACACGGGCTCAGTTTAATGACGCCGGAAATTACACCTGCTTCATCTATCCCAGTGGGAATGGTGTAGCAAAAACCACCCAATACACTCTTCAAGTTTTTG GACACCTGTCACTTTCAATTGACAAAAACGTTACAGATGAAGATAATATCCTCATAGCAAACTGTTGTATACAGTGTACTTCAACTGACTATATTCGATTCGAGTGGTTTCTAAATAAGGACAAAATCAAGGAAATGCGAATCTTACGAGAAGACTTCGGTAATCAATCAAGAACGTGTACACGAGCTATGATTACAGTGAATCGCTCTTACAATGGCAAGTCTTTGGGATGTCAGGTAGAACAGTATACATCTCTTAACACTAGTCTACCTGTGTATGTCTCAT GGAAAGAAGAACGTGGATTGAACGATCAAGCCACAAATAATAGATGGAAAGCTATAATTGCTTGTGTGACTTTTATCGTTTTACTGACAATGAGTCTGATTGCAAAGATTGCTATCACTG ATGGTCGATGTAATTCGGGTTCTGTTATGGATCCTTCCGTCCCCGGCAG
- the LOC139977444 gene encoding uncharacterized protein isoform X6, which produces MSSAKLKLLHLLICFLLTPKGDFLSGKNIKFAIRGGNFSLQCYFQQEAVVLWKLNDKVIAYSVDGVGVGVGLNNRLNHEVDDNSSILAVTRAQFNDAGNYTCFIYPSGNGVAKTTQYTLQVFGHLSLSIDKNVTDEDNILIANCCIQCTSTDYIRFEWFLNKDKIKEMRILREDFGNQSRTCTRAMITVNRSYNGKSLGCQVEQYTSLNTSLPVYVSWKEERGLNDQATNNRWKAIIACVTFIVLLTMSLIAKIAITVNHKSRVLNRIRVYSHNCNRNHSTHL; this is translated from the exons ATGAGCAGTGCCAAACTTAAACTACTTCATCTGCTGATTTGTTTCCTACTTACTCCAAAAG GAGACTTTCTGTCAGGGAAAAATATTAAGTTCGCCATTCGTGGCGGAAATTTCTCACTGCAATGTTATTTCCAACAAGAAGCAGTCGTATTGTGGAAGTTAAATGATAAAGTCATCGCGTATTCTGTAGATGGAGTTGGAGTTGGAGTTGGATTAAATAACAGATTAAATCATGAAGTGGACGATAACTCGTCAATTCTGGCAGTTACACGGGCTCAGTTTAATGACGCCGGAAATTACACCTGCTTCATCTATCCCAGTGGGAATGGTGTAGCAAAAACCACCCAATACACTCTTCAAGTTTTTG GACACCTGTCACTTTCAATTGACAAAAACGTTACAGATGAAGATAATATCCTCATAGCAAACTGTTGTATACAGTGTACTTCAACTGACTATATTCGATTCGAGTGGTTTCTAAATAAGGACAAAATCAAGGAAATGCGAATCTTACGAGAAGACTTCGGTAATCAATCAAGAACGTGTACACGAGCTATGATTACAGTGAATCGCTCTTACAATGGCAAGTCTTTGGGATGTCAGGTAGAACAGTATACATCTCTTAACACTAGTCTACCTGTGTATGTCTCAT GGAAAGAAGAACGTGGATTGAACGATCAAGCCACAAATAATAGATGGAAAGCTATAATTGCTTGTGTGACTTTTATCGTTTTACTGACAATGAGTCTGATTGCAAAGATTGCTATCACTG
- the LOC139977444 gene encoding uncharacterized protein isoform X1 has product MSSAKLKLLHLLICFLLTPKGDFLSGKNIKFAIRGGNFSLQCYFQQEAVVLWKLNDKVIAYSVDGVGVGVGLNNRLNHEVDDNSSILAVTRAQFNDAGNYTCFIYPSGNGVAKTTQYTLQVFGHLSLSIDKNVTDEDNILIANCCIQCTSTDYIRFEWFLNKDKIKEMRILREDFGNQSRTCTRAMITVNRSYNGKSLGCQVEQYTSLNTSLPVYVSWKEERGLNDQATNNRWKAIIACVTFIVLLTMSLIAKIAITDGRCNSGSVMDPSVPGSRSLATSVSNECDDSKPYENIHQSKPQISSSEPYQSLQPQLQQKPLYTPLKMD; this is encoded by the exons ATGAGCAGTGCCAAACTTAAACTACTTCATCTGCTGATTTGTTTCCTACTTACTCCAAAAG GAGACTTTCTGTCAGGGAAAAATATTAAGTTCGCCATTCGTGGCGGAAATTTCTCACTGCAATGTTATTTCCAACAAGAAGCAGTCGTATTGTGGAAGTTAAATGATAAAGTCATCGCGTATTCTGTAGATGGAGTTGGAGTTGGAGTTGGATTAAATAACAGATTAAATCATGAAGTGGACGATAACTCGTCAATTCTGGCAGTTACACGGGCTCAGTTTAATGACGCCGGAAATTACACCTGCTTCATCTATCCCAGTGGGAATGGTGTAGCAAAAACCACCCAATACACTCTTCAAGTTTTTG GACACCTGTCACTTTCAATTGACAAAAACGTTACAGATGAAGATAATATCCTCATAGCAAACTGTTGTATACAGTGTACTTCAACTGACTATATTCGATTCGAGTGGTTTCTAAATAAGGACAAAATCAAGGAAATGCGAATCTTACGAGAAGACTTCGGTAATCAATCAAGAACGTGTACACGAGCTATGATTACAGTGAATCGCTCTTACAATGGCAAGTCTTTGGGATGTCAGGTAGAACAGTATACATCTCTTAACACTAGTCTACCTGTGTATGTCTCAT GGAAAGAAGAACGTGGATTGAACGATCAAGCCACAAATAATAGATGGAAAGCTATAATTGCTTGTGTGACTTTTATCGTTTTACTGACAATGAGTCTGATTGCAAAGATTGCTATCACTG ATGGTCGATGTAATTCGGGTTCTGTTATGGATCCTTCCGTCCCCGGCAG TAGATCTTTGGCGACTTCTGTCTCAAATGAGTGTGATGACAGCAAACCCTATGAAAATATACACCAAAG